In one window of Clostridia bacterium DNA:
- a CDS encoding glycosyl hydrolase family 65 protein yields the protein MSWTVYEEGYNSNNIVGNGNKFITGNGYMGFRGTMEEYTKNELVACNISNLYDKQGDNWREPINSPNGFFTTLTVEGKEIGLLQQEPAEHVQTLDIKEGLHRRNTVWSTECGVVNVKAERFVSLSDVHLMCLKYAVAVEKGCKLVIKTGIDGDVWDINGPHLEDYILYEAEGILRVSTRTQELKVPVVVAEACIKSFEAEEVIEKSEKGIFRIIKINAEPKVEYTIYKYISVYTGNDETSNIQEDCAALALKAAAASYAKVYNEHKLKWKARWEASDVIIEGDEGDQLALRYSIYQLQIIAPLHSQGQSIPARGLSGQTYKGAIFWDTEMFMLPFFLHTAPEVARNLISYRIKTLDGARKKAAHYGYRGAFYAWESQESGEDACSDFNVTDVFTGRPVKTYFKDKQVHISAAVAYAIWEVYEFTGDISILINGGAEVILECARFFYSYAYYKEDKDRYEILDVIGPDEYHERVNNNAYTNKMVYHTLDVALQALELLKSEYPREYEVLISKLDYSKEVANIIKLKEKLYIVEPDEKTLIIEQFDGYNRLEECCLAEVKSRMLDPKEYWGGGHGVATNTKIIKQADVVFMLYLFRNEYSQEVLRANWTYYEPTTEHGSSLSPCIYSLLSCEIGNEEWAYPFFVKSANVDLSGESKQFAGSIYIGGTHPAASGGAWMAAVLGFAGLNVRAGKITVSPNLPKKWSRLAFNITVRGEKYFIDITHDNQQIQKICPTIFFEFAV from the coding sequence ATGTCATGGACTGTTTATGAAGAAGGGTATAACAGTAATAATATAGTTGGCAATGGAAACAAGTTTATTACTGGCAATGGATATATGGGCTTCCGCGGTACTATGGAGGAATATACTAAAAATGAGCTTGTTGCCTGCAATATCTCTAATCTTTATGACAAGCAGGGTGATAATTGGCGTGAGCCAATCAATTCCCCTAATGGTTTTTTTACTACCTTAACTGTTGAGGGCAAAGAAATTGGACTTCTGCAGCAGGAACCGGCAGAACATGTACAAACACTTGATATTAAAGAAGGGCTTCATAGAAGGAATACAGTGTGGAGTACAGAATGTGGTGTAGTAAATGTTAAGGCAGAGCGGTTTGTCAGCCTATCTGATGTCCATCTGATGTGTCTCAAGTATGCCGTAGCTGTAGAAAAAGGTTGTAAATTAGTCATTAAGACGGGTATAGATGGAGATGTATGGGATATTAACGGTCCTCATCTAGAAGATTATATTTTATATGAAGCAGAGGGAATACTGAGGGTTTCCACCAGGACTCAGGAATTAAAGGTTCCTGTAGTAGTAGCAGAAGCCTGTATAAAAAGCTTTGAAGCAGAGGAAGTTATTGAAAAGAGCGAAAAGGGTATTTTCCGCATTATAAAAATCAACGCAGAGCCTAAGGTAGAATACACCATTTATAAATATATTTCAGTGTATACTGGAAATGATGAAACTTCCAATATTCAGGAGGACTGTGCAGCTTTAGCTTTGAAGGCTGCTGCAGCGAGTTATGCTAAGGTTTATAATGAGCATAAATTAAAGTGGAAGGCTAGATGGGAAGCTTCCGATGTAATTATTGAGGGAGATGAGGGCGATCAGTTAGCCCTCCGATATAGCATTTACCAGCTTCAAATTATAGCACCTTTGCATTCACAAGGACAATCAATACCTGCCAGAGGACTTTCAGGACAAACCTATAAAGGCGCAATATTTTGGGATACTGAGATGTTTATGCTCCCATTCTTTCTTCATACAGCTCCTGAGGTAGCCAGAAATTTAATAAGCTATAGAATAAAAACCTTAGATGGAGCCAGAAAAAAAGCAGCCCATTATGGTTATAGAGGAGCCTTCTATGCCTGGGAAAGCCAAGAAAGCGGCGAAGATGCCTGCAGTGATTTTAATGTTACTGATGTTTTCACAGGGCGGCCTGTCAAGACTTATTTCAAGGATAAGCAAGTCCACATAAGTGCTGCTGTGGCCTATGCAATATGGGAAGTCTATGAATTTACCGGGGATATAAGCATACTTATAAATGGGGGTGCTGAGGTAATCCTTGAATGTGCAAGATTCTTTTACTCTTATGCCTACTACAAAGAGGATAAGGATAGATATGAAATATTGGATGTCATAGGTCCGGATGAGTATCATGAAAGAGTAAATAATAATGCTTACACAAATAAGATGGTTTATCATACATTAGATGTTGCATTGCAAGCTTTAGAACTACTAAAAAGTGAATATCCCAGGGAGTATGAAGTGCTTATTTCGAAGCTTGATTATAGTAAGGAAGTTGCAAACATCATTAAGCTTAAAGAAAAGCTTTACATAGTGGAGCCTGATGAAAAAACACTTATAATAGAACAGTTTGATGGTTATAACAGACTGGAAGAATGCTGTTTAGCTGAAGTTAAAAGCAGGATGCTTGACCCTAAGGAATACTGGGGTGGTGGACATGGGGTTGCAACAAACACTAAGATTATTAAACAGGCTGATGTAGTGTTTATGCTTTATCTATTTAGGAATGAGTATTCTCAAGAAGTTTTGAGGGCCAACTGGACTTACTATGAACCAACGACAGAGCATGGCTCCAGTCTAAGCCCATGTATATACTCACTTCTTTCCTGTGAAATAGGAAATGAAGAGTGGGCATATCCATTTTTTGTTAAGAGCGCAAACGTTGACTTGAGTGGTGAATCCAAGCAGTTTGCAGGCTCAATATATATAGGTGGTACACATCCTGCAGCTAGTGGAGGAGCTTGGATGGCAGCGGTTTTAGGCTTTGCAGGGTTAAATGTCCGCGCTGGCAAAATTACTGTCAGCCCTAATCTGCCTAAAAAGTGGAGCAGACTTGCTTTCAACATCACTGTAAGAGGAGAAAAATACTTTATAGATATTACCCATGATAATCAGCAAATTCAAAAAATATGTCCTACCATATTTTTTGAATTTGCTGTATAA
- a CDS encoding YwbE family protein, whose translation MDGTNRENIKPGAHVSIVQKQDQRSGELTEGIVMKVLTNSQTHPHGIKVMLENGIVGRVKEVLR comes from the coding sequence ATGGATGGAACTAATCGTGAAAATATAAAGCCAGGGGCTCATGTTTCTATTGTACAAAAGCAAGATCAACGCTCCGGGGAGTTAACAGAAGGTATAGTAATGAAAGTACTTACAAATTCTCAGACTCATCCCCACGGAATAAAGGTGATGCTTGAAAACGGTATAGTTGGCAGAGTAAAAGAAGTATTGCGCTAA
- a CDS encoding S1-like domain-containing RNA-binding protein produces the protein MIELGEMQKLEVIRTTKIGAFLNTEYGRDQEDILLPMNQVPQGIEIGDEIEVFVYKDSEDRMIATMKKPKITMGEFALLEVVDNSKIGAFMDWGLEKDLLLPFKEQTYEVEKDGSYLVGLYIDKSSRLCATMDIYKLLSTESPYKENDRVNGTIYQINEDMGAFVAVNNKYSGLIPKKEFYGEYKCGDSVEVRIKKVREDGKLELSLRKEAYNQMDDDAIMILDRLASNGGKLALNDNSRPEDINAELKMSKSAFKRAVGKLLKERKIKITEQGIETV, from the coding sequence ATGATAGAATTAGGTGAAATGCAAAAGCTTGAGGTAATTAGAACGACTAAAATTGGCGCGTTTCTGAATACTGAATATGGAAGAGATCAGGAAGATATTCTGCTGCCGATGAACCAGGTGCCACAAGGCATTGAAATAGGAGACGAAATTGAAGTATTTGTTTATAAGGATTCGGAAGACAGAATGATAGCAACTATGAAAAAGCCAAAGATAACAATGGGAGAGTTTGCGCTGCTTGAGGTAGTAGATAATTCGAAAATTGGTGCTTTTATGGATTGGGGTTTGGAGAAGGACTTGCTGCTGCCTTTTAAGGAACAGACATATGAAGTGGAAAAGGATGGGTCCTATTTAGTGGGATTATATATAGATAAGAGCAGCAGATTATGCGCTACTATGGATATATACAAGCTATTGAGCACAGAATCACCTTATAAGGAAAATGACAGGGTTAATGGAACCATCTATCAGATCAATGAGGACATGGGAGCTTTTGTAGCTGTGAATAATAAATACAGCGGGTTGATACCTAAAAAGGAATTCTATGGTGAATATAAGTGCGGGGATAGCGTAGAGGTTAGAATAAAGAAGGTCAGAGAAGACGGAAAATTGGAATTGAGTTTAAGAAAAGAAGCTTATAATCAAATGGATGATGATGCCATAATGATTTTAGACAGACTGGCATCAAACGGGGGTAAGCTGGCATTAAATGATAACAGCCGGCCAGAGGATATAAATGCGGAGCTGAAGATGAGTAAAAGTGCGTTTAAAAGAGCTGTTGGAAAACTTCTTAAGGAAAGAAAAATCAAAATAACCGAACAAGGTATTGAAACAGTCTAA
- the rpoZ gene encoding DNA-directed RNA polymerase subunit omega, with protein MMNPTISELLTKVDSTYTLCNVVGKRARQLVGGDHPLSKCNSGKPVSIATNEVNDGKLIYTRNKSEI; from the coding sequence ATGATGAACCCTACAATAAGTGAATTGTTAACGAAAGTAGACAGCACATATACACTATGTAATGTAGTAGGCAAGAGAGCAAGGCAGCTAGTCGGTGGAGATCATCCGCTTTCAAAGTGCAATTCAGGAAAACCTGTTTCTATTGCGACTAATGAGGTTAATGACGGAAAACTTATTTATACTCGAAACAAAAGCGAGATTTAG
- a CDS encoding DEAD/DEAH box helicase, producing the protein MNFEELNIITPIMKALKTEGYTMPTPIQEQAIPVILEGKDLLGCAQTGTGKTAAFAIPMLQMLHEEAKNEKGPRRIKALILTPTRELAIQIDESFAAYGRYTGIKHTVVFGGVSQIPQTNALKSGADILVATPGRLLDLINQKYISLSHVKMFVLDEADRMLDMGFSHDVKKIIAQLPIARQTLLFSATMPPEITKLIDTILSNPVKVEVTPASSTVDTIQQTVYFVDQKDKKSLLIKLLKSRSIDSALVFTRTKHGADKIARDLAKASIAAQAIHGNKSQMARQLALENFKLKRTRVLVATDIAARGIDVQELSHVINFDLPNVPETYVHRIGRTGRAGMGGTAVSFCDSEERAYLRDIQKLISKKIPVSVNQP; encoded by the coding sequence TTGAATTTTGAAGAACTGAACATCATTACGCCTATAATGAAGGCTTTAAAAACTGAAGGATATACCATGCCTACTCCTATCCAGGAACAGGCGATTCCGGTTATACTAGAAGGAAAGGATCTGCTTGGATGTGCGCAAACCGGTACAGGAAAGACGGCAGCATTTGCCATTCCCATGCTGCAGATGCTTCATGAAGAAGCGAAAAATGAAAAAGGACCACGAAGGATCAAAGCTTTAATATTAACACCAACACGTGAACTGGCAATTCAGATAGACGAAAGCTTCGCCGCCTATGGAAGATATACCGGAATTAAGCATACTGTGGTTTTTGGCGGGGTTTCACAAATTCCCCAAACAAACGCATTGAAGTCGGGAGCGGATATTCTTGTGGCAACTCCAGGTAGACTGCTTGATCTTATAAACCAGAAGTACATCAGTCTGAGTCATGTAAAGATGTTTGTGCTTGATGAAGCAGATCGTATGCTTGATATGGGGTTTTCCCACGATGTGAAAAAAATCATAGCACAATTGCCGATTGCAAGGCAAACACTATTGTTTTCTGCAACCATGCCGCCGGAGATTACAAAACTGATAGATACCATTCTGTCAAACCCGGTTAAGGTTGAAGTGACTCCTGCTTCATCAACGGTGGACACAATACAGCAAACAGTATATTTCGTCGATCAGAAGGACAAGAAATCCTTGCTTATAAAGCTGTTGAAAAGCAGGTCTATTGATTCAGCTTTGGTATTTACACGGACAAAGCATGGAGCTGATAAGATTGCGAGAGATCTGGCAAAGGCAAGTATAGCTGCCCAGGCAATACATGGAAATAAATCGCAGATGGCTCGCCAGCTTGCTCTGGAAAATTTCAAATTAAAGCGTACAAGGGTGCTTGTGGCAACCGATATAGCAGCGAGAGGAATCGATGTGCAGGAGTTATCCCATGTAATTAATTTCGACCTTCCAAATGTGCCTGAAACATATGTCCATAGGATAGGGAGGACCGGAAGGGCAGGAATGGGAGGAACTGCTGTATCATTTTGTGACAGCGAGGAAAGGGCATATCTGAGGGATATACAGAAGCTCATATCTAAAAAGATACCTGTCAGTGTGAATCAACCATAA
- a CDS encoding calcium-translocating P-type ATPase, PMCA-type yields the protein MWFSISKEEVLKELNVNPVTGLSKDEVKARLEKYGENKLKGKPKKSLISLFFAQLQDMLIYVLLGAAVITVVIGEYVDAIIILLVVVLNAVIGVIQEYKAEKAIEALQKMTTPKALIRRDSEVREINSEEIVPGDIIVLDAGRYIPADIRLIESANLQIEESALTGESVPSEKNANDIHEDPKTPIGDKSNMAFMSTLTTYGRGEGVVVGTAMETEIGKIAKILDEDIEEMTPLQKRLDELGRILGFLAIGICVLIFIIALFQKRDLFEMFLTAISLAVAAIPEGLPAIVAIVLALGVTRMSKINAIVKKLPAVETLGSVNIICSDKTGTLTQNKMTVVKFYTLESLKDVPSEGKGFDAGKDARELMKSFVLCSDATYENGQSTGDPTEVALVILGDRYNLERRTLHSEYKRVGEKPFDSDRKLMSTLNEEESGYRIHTKGAIDNILKISKNALVNGVIVPLTEEMKASYLKVAEEMSDDALRVLGAAFRDVDCIIDPSEMEKDLTVIGIVGMIDPPRLEVKDSIIEAKRAGITPVMITGDHKNTAVAIAKELGIAASIEQSITGAEIDELSEVEFSKRINNYRVFARVSPEHKVKIVKAYKAQGNIVSMTGDGVNDAPSLKNADIGVAMGITGTDVSKGASDMILTDDNFTTIVRAIEEGRNIYSNIKKSVIFLLSCNLGEVIAVFASVLFFWPVPLMPTQILWINLITDTLPAIALGIDPGDKDVMKKKPRDPKESFFAKGAGYRAVIGGTLIGVLTLAAFYFGLSEYGYSLGSENIPEHVLTYARTMAFVVLAGSQLFYSLTMRNSTKSIFKVGLFSNIYLVGAIVIGFILQLGVISVPFLASAFKVQMLSGRDWILVILFALVPLAVNEVIKLFARLKESNNKS from the coding sequence ATGTGGTTTTCTATATCAAAGGAAGAAGTACTCAAAGAACTTAATGTAAACCCAGTCACGGGGCTGTCTAAAGACGAAGTGAAGGCAAGGCTTGAAAAGTATGGTGAAAATAAACTTAAGGGGAAGCCAAAGAAAAGCTTAATTTCATTATTCTTCGCACAGCTCCAGGATATGCTTATATATGTTCTATTGGGTGCAGCGGTGATTACTGTAGTAATTGGAGAATATGTAGACGCAATTATTATACTGTTGGTTGTAGTTTTGAATGCGGTTATAGGTGTGATTCAAGAGTATAAGGCTGAAAAAGCTATTGAAGCTTTACAAAAAATGACAACCCCTAAAGCTTTAATAAGACGAGACAGTGAAGTTAGAGAGATTAACTCTGAAGAGATAGTACCGGGGGACATTATAGTTTTAGATGCCGGAAGATATATACCTGCGGATATCAGACTTATAGAAAGCGCTAACTTGCAGATTGAAGAATCAGCCTTAACAGGTGAATCAGTACCATCAGAAAAGAATGCAAATGATATTCATGAAGATCCGAAAACGCCAATAGGGGATAAATCAAATATGGCATTTATGTCTACCCTGACTACATACGGCAGAGGTGAAGGTGTAGTAGTCGGAACGGCGATGGAGACTGAAATAGGGAAAATTGCTAAAATACTTGATGAAGATATCGAAGAAATGACCCCCCTTCAAAAGAGACTGGATGAGCTGGGCAGGATACTGGGATTCTTAGCTATTGGCATATGTGTACTAATATTTATAATAGCTCTATTCCAGAAGAGAGATTTATTTGAAATGTTCCTTACTGCAATAAGCTTAGCTGTTGCCGCTATTCCGGAAGGACTTCCTGCAATAGTTGCAATAGTTCTTGCTCTTGGTGTAACAAGAATGTCGAAGATAAATGCCATAGTTAAAAAACTGCCTGCTGTTGAGACCTTGGGTTCTGTAAACATAATATGCTCTGATAAAACAGGCACGTTAACTCAAAATAAGATGACAGTTGTGAAATTCTATACGTTAGAAAGCCTGAAGGATGTTCCTTCAGAGGGAAAAGGATTTGATGCAGGAAAAGATGCCAGGGAATTAATGAAATCCTTCGTGCTATGCTCAGATGCTACCTATGAAAATGGACAGAGCACAGGAGATCCTACTGAAGTTGCTTTGGTTATACTGGGTGACAGATATAATCTGGAAAGAAGAACACTGCACTCCGAATATAAAAGAGTTGGCGAAAAGCCCTTTGATTCAGATAGAAAACTTATGTCAACGTTAAATGAAGAAGAAAGTGGATATAGGATTCATACTAAGGGTGCTATAGACAATATTCTAAAGATTTCAAAGAATGCTTTAGTTAATGGTGTTATTGTTCCATTAACTGAAGAAATGAAAGCAAGCTACCTGAAGGTGGCAGAAGAAATGTCAGATGATGCATTGAGAGTTCTGGGTGCAGCATTTAGAGATGTTGATTGCATAATTGATCCGAGCGAAATGGAAAAGGATTTAACTGTTATTGGAATAGTCGGTATGATAGATCCTCCGAGACTTGAAGTTAAGGACTCAATAATTGAAGCTAAGCGGGCTGGTATTACCCCGGTAATGATAACCGGAGATCACAAGAATACAGCGGTTGCCATTGCAAAGGAGCTTGGAATTGCAGCATCTATAGAACAGAGTATTACTGGTGCCGAAATAGATGAATTATCAGAGGTCGAGTTTTCAAAAAGAATAAATAATTATAGAGTATTCGCGAGAGTATCTCCTGAGCATAAGGTTAAGATAGTTAAGGCTTATAAGGCACAAGGAAATATTGTTTCTATGACAGGAGACGGAGTCAATGATGCACCTTCATTAAAGAATGCAGATATTGGTGTTGCTATGGGTATCACAGGCACTGACGTCTCTAAGGGCGCTAGTGATATGATACTTACTGATGATAACTTTACAACTATAGTTCGTGCTATAGAAGAAGGAAGAAACATTTACAGCAACATTAAGAAGTCAGTAATATTCCTTCTTTCATGCAACCTTGGAGAAGTTATTGCAGTATTTGCTTCAGTACTGTTCTTCTGGCCGGTACCACTAATGCCAACACAGATTTTGTGGATAAATTTAATAACCGATACACTTCCAGCTATTGCCCTTGGTATAGACCCCGGTGATAAGGATGTTATGAAAAAGAAGCCAAGAGATCCAAAAGAAAGCTTCTTTGCAAAAGGTGCTGGATATAGAGCTGTAATTGGTGGTACATTAATCGGGGTGCTTACTCTTGCTGCCTTCTACTTTGGATTAAGTGAATATGGATATAGCTTAGGCTCGGAGAATATACCGGAACATGTATTAACATATGCCAGAACAATGGCATTTGTGGTTCTCGCAGGTTCACAGCTATTCTATTCACTAACAATGAGAAATTCAACCAAATCAATATTCAAGGTAGGATTATTCTCTAACATATACCTGGTTGGTGCTATAGTAATCGGTTTTATACTACAGCTTGGAGTCATTTCAGTGCCTTTCCTTGCAAGCGCATTTAAGGTTCAAATGCTTTCGGGAAGAGACTGGATACTAGTTATACTATTTGCTTTAGTGCCTCTTGCAGTAAATGAAGTAATTAAGCTGTTTGCAAGACTAAAGGAAAGCAATAATAAGAGTTAA
- a CDS encoding acetate uptake transporter, which translates to MDKGNHSQTSIITASLKDVSANPAPLGLLGFGMTTVLLNLHNAGFFPLSAMILAMGIFYGGLAQIIAGIMEWKKNNTFGTTAFISYGFFWLSLVGLLVMPKLGLAEAATGPAMAAYLFMWGIFTFGMFIGTLRISRALQFVFGSLTILFFLLALGDYTGIEGIKVVAGYEGTVCGLSAIYTALAQILNEVYGKAVLPLGTVRK; encoded by the coding sequence ATGGATAAGGGCAACCATAGCCAGACAAGCATTATAACAGCTAGCTTAAAGGATGTTTCAGCAAATCCGGCACCATTGGGATTATTGGGATTTGGCATGACAACGGTATTACTTAATTTACATAATGCAGGTTTTTTCCCGCTTAGCGCCATGATATTGGCAATGGGCATTTTTTATGGAGGCTTGGCTCAAATTATCGCAGGAATTATGGAATGGAAGAAAAACAATACCTTTGGGACGACGGCTTTTATCTCATATGGTTTCTTCTGGCTATCCTTAGTGGGGCTGCTTGTTATGCCCAAACTAGGATTGGCAGAAGCAGCAACAGGTCCAGCGATGGCGGCATATCTTTTCATGTGGGGAATATTTACTTTCGGTATGTTTATTGGAACACTCCGAATCAGTCGTGCCCTGCAATTTGTTTTCGGTTCACTGACTATTCTCTTTTTCCTTCTTGCACTAGGAGATTATACCGGTATTGAAGGAATTAAGGTAGTTGCTGGATATGAAGGCACTGTCTGCGGTCTTTCCGCTATTTATACTGCGCTTGCTCAGATTCTGAATGAGGTTTACGGCAAAGCAGTGCTGCCTCTGGGAACTGTGAGAAAATAA